One genomic region from Pseudoduganella lutea encodes:
- a CDS encoding general secretion pathway protein GspB, whose translation MRKPLLAVMAAMGIVIVGLAVVVWRQAGSQAPAAQPARLAQPAQPAQPAQPAQPQAMVAAPAPAPVMNTPAPAAPAPAPAPAVAPAPVDPPTPAPAARETPPAVVAKVPAPTARAEVAPVAATGSAPQAEVPPREEPVQALRDLPEPIRRAIPPVAMSGYMYSPNPSDRLVLIDKVLRREGDEVAPGLVLERLESKGAVFTFRGYRYRMPY comes from the coding sequence TTGCGCAAGCCGCTGCTGGCGGTGATGGCTGCGATGGGCATCGTCATCGTCGGGCTTGCAGTCGTGGTATGGCGGCAGGCCGGCTCGCAGGCACCGGCTGCGCAACCTGCACGACTGGCACAGCCGGCACAACCCGCGCAACCGGCGCAACCGGCGCAGCCGCAGGCCATGGTCGCGGCGCCCGCACCGGCGCCCGTCATGAACACGCCCGCGCCTGCGGCACCTGCACCAGCACCGGCGCCAGCTGTCGCACCGGCCCCGGTCGACCCGCCGACACCGGCCCCGGCGGCGCGGGAAACGCCACCTGCCGTGGTGGCGAAGGTGCCGGCACCCACCGCGCGCGCCGAGGTGGCTCCCGTCGCGGCCACCGGATCGGCCCCGCAAGCCGAGGTGCCTCCCCGCGAGGAACCGGTCCAGGCGCTGCGCGACTTGCCCGAGCCGATCCGCCGTGCGATCCCGCCCGTGGCCATGAGCGGCTACATGTATTCGCCCAATCCGTCCGATCGCCTCGTGCTGATCGACAAGGTGCTGCGCCGCGAAGGCGATGAAGTGGCGCCGGGGCTCGTGCTGGAGCGGCTGGAGTCAAAGGGAGCCGTGTTCACGTTCCGTGGGTATCGCTACAGGATGCCGTACTGA
- the bufB gene encoding MNIO family bufferin maturase, with translation MADPATLAGVGLRAPHYRDFLESRPRAGWLEVHTENYLAEGGRDVHVLHRLRRDYPVSLHGVGLGLGSAHGIVPEHLQRIRALAERIEPFLVSEHLSWGAVPGRHLHDLLPLVLDEATLDLVAARVAQVQDVLKRQILIENVSAYVRFAADTMSEAQFLAALARRTGCGLLLDLNNLYVNACNHGEDALAALAAIAPGLVGELHLGGHLATPDVVIDHHGAAIAEPVWRLYEAALAQFGAVPTLVEWDAEVPPLGVLLAEADKATALLSQAGPMPAAPARPRPLLLAEPDTTALGAVQHRFANALLSAGEGGEAGGLAALLREAPLASRLAVYRGTLAGGWTRALAAAFPVIAQLVGEEFFGALAREYGTCHPPASADLNAFGTGFAGFLEGFPHVAGMPYLPDMARLEWLLHRAYSAADREALAPGALAHVAPAAFEQCRLVPHPAAAVFASAWAVVPLWQAHQPDSGVPFPHDIAAPSWGLVVRRGWQPEVLAQDAAAWQALAALAAGATVGEALDAALAVDAEFDLVPRLGQWIAHAAFAALRMAEED, from the coding sequence ATGGCTGACCCGGCCACGCTTGCCGGCGTCGGCCTGCGGGCGCCGCACTACCGCGATTTCCTCGAGAGCCGGCCGCGCGCCGGCTGGCTCGAGGTGCACACCGAGAATTACCTGGCCGAGGGTGGCCGCGACGTGCACGTGCTGCACCGGCTGCGGCGCGATTACCCGGTCAGCCTGCACGGCGTCGGCCTCGGCCTGGGTTCCGCCCACGGCATCGTGCCGGAGCACCTGCAACGCATCCGCGCGCTGGCCGAACGCATCGAACCTTTCCTCGTTTCCGAACATCTGAGCTGGGGTGCCGTGCCGGGCCGGCACCTGCACGACCTGTTGCCGCTGGTGCTGGACGAGGCCACGCTCGACCTGGTGGCCGCCCGCGTGGCGCAGGTGCAGGATGTGCTGAAGCGGCAGATCCTCATCGAGAACGTGTCCGCGTACGTGCGGTTTGCCGCCGATACGATGAGCGAGGCGCAATTTCTTGCCGCGCTGGCGCGGCGCACGGGCTGCGGCCTGCTGCTCGACCTGAACAATCTGTACGTCAACGCCTGCAACCATGGCGAAGATGCGTTGGCCGCGCTGGCGGCCATTGCGCCGGGGCTCGTCGGGGAACTCCACCTCGGCGGCCATCTCGCCACGCCGGACGTGGTCATCGACCACCATGGCGCGGCGATCGCGGAACCCGTGTGGCGCCTGTACGAGGCGGCGCTGGCGCAGTTTGGCGCCGTGCCCACGCTGGTCGAGTGGGACGCGGAGGTGCCGCCGCTCGGCGTGCTGCTGGCCGAAGCGGACAAGGCCACGGCACTGCTGTCGCAGGCGGGCCCGATGCCGGCAGCGCCCGCGCGGCCACGGCCACTGCTGCTGGCCGAGCCCGACACAACCGCGCTGGGCGCCGTGCAGCACCGTTTTGCCAACGCATTGCTGTCGGCCGGCGAGGGCGGCGAGGCGGGCGGATTGGCGGCCCTGCTGCGCGAGGCGCCCCTGGCATCGCGGCTGGCGGTTTACCGCGGCACGCTTGCCGGCGGCTGGACCCGGGCACTGGCGGCTGCGTTTCCCGTCATTGCACAACTGGTCGGCGAAGAGTTCTTCGGCGCGCTGGCGCGCGAATATGGCACGTGCCATCCGCCCGCTAGCGCCGACTTGAATGCGTTCGGCACCGGCTTTGCAGGCTTCCTCGAGGGGTTCCCGCACGTGGCCGGCATGCCCTACCTGCCGGACATGGCGCGGCTCGAGTGGCTGCTGCACCGTGCATATTCCGCCGCCGACAGGGAAGCGCTGGCGCCGGGGGCGCTGGCGCACGTGGCGCCGGCGGCGTTCGAGCAGTGCCGGCTGGTGCCGCATCCGGCGGCCGCCGTGTTTGCATCGGCCTGGGCCGTGGTACCGCTGTGGCAAGCCCACCAGCCGGACAGCGGGGTACCATTCCCGCACGACATCGCGGCGCCTTCCTGGGGCCTGGTGGTCCGGCGCGGCTGGCAGCCGGAGGTGCTGGCGCAGGATGCCGCCGCGTGGCAAGCACTGGCAGCGCTGGCAGCGGGCGCGACGGTGGGCGAGGCGCTCGACGCGGCACTGGCGGTGGATGCGGAATTCGACCTGGTGCCCCGGCTGGGGCAGTGGATTGCGCACGCCGCGTTCGCGGCGCTGCGCATGGCGGAGGAAGACTAG
- a CDS encoding BufA1 family periplasmic bufferin-type metallophore encodes MNKSAMIAAALAATCAAGAANAQMGGGPDKEKCYGVAKAGQNDCASSDGAHGCASMARTDNAPTEWKWVAKGSCEKLGGKTTPPAKPAGSN; translated from the coding sequence ATGAACAAGAGTGCAATGATTGCCGCGGCGCTGGCCGCCACGTGTGCGGCGGGTGCCGCGAATGCGCAGATGGGTGGCGGGCCGGACAAGGAAAAATGCTATGGCGTGGCGAAGGCTGGCCAGAACGATTGCGCATCGTCGGATGGCGCGCACGGCTGCGCGTCGATGGCGCGAACCGATAACGCCCCCACCGAGTGGAAGTGGGTTGCCAAGGGCAGCTGCGAAAAACTGGGTGGCAAGACCACGCCCCCGGCCAAGCCCGCCGGCAGCAACTGA
- a CDS encoding ExeA family protein, with protein MYTRFFNLTRSPFSIAPDPRYLFMSERHREALAHLLYGIGGGGGFVLLTGEIGAGKTTVCRCFIEQVPEGCRLAYIFNPKLSVEELLQAVCDEFRIALPAGAGTVKHYVDAINRHLLESHARGENSVLVIDEAQNLSAAVLEQLRLLTNLETSERKLLQIILIGQPELRGILARPELEQLAQRVIARYHLGSLSAAETAHYIAHRLAVAGLSGPSPFPASVAATIHALAKGVPRRINLLCDRALLGAYVENKAQVTRRIARRAAQEVFGADVPRPRPRWPLVAGGVLAGAVLTAAAAWQLAPRQAVPPAAPTSAAAPSSTARLPASTATPPAMPMATGSDATLRRLAALWGVTLKEGAGDVCAEAAQRNLRCLSLRGTLDDLRLLDRPAMLTLNDNPATPTHALLMALGEREGTLDIGGRRQTVARTALDNRHDGTFTTFWRAPAGWREQVAAGDRGPEVDWLARRLAQWANAARPQDDAPLAGETLRRLRDFQAAQQLKADGVAGPKTFIRLSLLGEAGTPHAEPRLALTAGEK; from the coding sequence ATGTACACGCGATTCTTCAACCTGACCCGCAGCCCGTTTTCCATCGCGCCCGATCCGCGCTACCTGTTCATGAGCGAACGCCATCGCGAAGCGCTGGCACATCTGCTGTATGGCATTGGCGGCGGGGGTGGCTTCGTGCTGCTGACGGGCGAGATCGGTGCCGGCAAGACCACCGTGTGCCGCTGCTTCATCGAACAGGTTCCCGAAGGCTGCAGGCTGGCCTATATCTTCAACCCGAAGCTGTCGGTCGAGGAATTGCTGCAAGCCGTCTGCGACGAATTCCGCATCGCGCTGCCGGCGGGGGCGGGCACCGTCAAGCACTATGTGGATGCGATTAACCGGCACCTGCTGGAGAGCCACGCGCGCGGCGAGAACAGCGTGCTCGTCATCGACGAGGCGCAGAACCTCTCCGCCGCCGTGCTGGAGCAGCTGCGCCTGCTGACGAACCTGGAAACGAGCGAACGCAAGCTGCTGCAGATCATCCTCATCGGCCAGCCCGAGCTGCGCGGGATACTGGCGCGGCCCGAGCTCGAGCAACTGGCGCAGCGCGTCATCGCGCGCTATCACCTCGGTTCCCTGAGCGCCGCCGAAACGGCGCACTACATCGCGCACCGGCTCGCGGTGGCGGGGCTCTCCGGGCCCTCGCCATTCCCGGCCAGCGTAGCGGCCACCATCCACGCGCTGGCCAAGGGCGTGCCGCGCCGGATCAACCTGCTGTGCGACCGCGCGCTGCTGGGCGCCTATGTGGAAAACAAGGCGCAAGTCACGCGCCGGATCGCGCGCCGCGCCGCGCAGGAAGTGTTCGGCGCGGACGTGCCGCGCCCGCGCCCGCGCTGGCCTCTCGTGGCCGGCGGCGTGCTCGCCGGCGCCGTGCTGACGGCCGCCGCCGCATGGCAGCTGGCACCGCGCCAGGCCGTGCCGCCCGCCGCACCGACTTCGGCCGCCGCGCCGTCTTCAACCGCCAGGTTGCCTGCATCGACCGCCACGCCGCCGGCCATGCCAATGGCGACCGGCAGCGACGCCACGTTGCGCCGCCTGGCCGCGCTGTGGGGTGTGACATTGAAGGAGGGCGCGGGAGACGTGTGCGCCGAAGCGGCGCAACGGAACCTGCGCTGCCTGTCCCTGCGCGGCACGCTGGACGACCTGCGCCTGCTGGACCGGCCGGCGATGCTGACGCTGAACGACAATCCGGCCACGCCGACCCATGCCTTGCTGATGGCGCTGGGCGAACGCGAAGGCACGCTCGATATCGGTGGCCGGCGGCAGACGGTGGCGCGCACGGCGCTGGACAACCGCCATGACGGCACCTTCACCACGTTCTGGCGCGCACCAGCAGGCTGGCGCGAGCAGGTGGCAGCCGGCGATCGCGGCCCGGAGGTGGACTGGCTGGCGCGGCGCCTGGCCCAGTGGGCGAACGCCGCGCGGCCGCAGGACGATGCGCCGCTGGCCGGCGAAACACTGCGCCGGCTGCGCGATTTCCAGGCTGCCCAGCAACTGAAGGCGGACGGCGTGGCCGGCCCGAAAACGTTCATCCGGCTGAGCCTTCTCGGCGAAGCCGGCACGCCCCACGCGGAGCCCCGGCTGGCACTGACTGCCGGAGAAAAATGA
- a CDS encoding YjfB family protein, whose translation MSIARLSTTIAETGTKQDVSMAVLKKAMDSQAASAAALLDALPARQPAPSLPSHLGNRINTTA comes from the coding sequence ATGAGCATCGCCCGCCTGTCGACAACGATCGCCGAGACCGGTACGAAGCAGGATGTCAGCATGGCCGTGCTGAAGAAGGCCATGGATTCGCAGGCTGCTTCCGCCGCCGCGCTGCTTGACGCGCTGCCCGCTAGGCAGCCCGCGCCGAGCCTGCCGTCGCACCTGGGCAACCGGATCAACACCACCGCTTGA
- a CDS encoding DUF883 family protein: protein MDHLDPTRHPEPPKTSLQKAAPAAAPVAAPSQPPSPHPMQQRLIGDLQQVIDNAEDLLNCTNSARDGAYRAAREQLAQALAFANEELQRIEDAQLERMIAATHEASLLHRDSTGEARLLRAFR, encoded by the coding sequence ATGGACCACCTCGATCCCACCCGACACCCTGAACCGCCAAAAACCTCGTTGCAAAAGGCAGCACCAGCTGCAGCACCCGTTGCAGCACCCTCGCAGCCCCCTTCCCCGCATCCCATGCAGCAGCGCCTGATCGGCGATTTGCAGCAAGTGATCGACAATGCCGAAGATTTGCTCAACTGCACCAACAGCGCGCGTGACGGCGCCTACCGCGCCGCGCGCGAGCAGCTGGCGCAGGCACTGGCCTTCGCCAATGAGGAACTGCAACGGATCGAGGATGCACAGCTCGAGCGCATGATCGCCGCCACGCACGAAGCCAGCCTGCTCCATCGCGACAGCACCGGCGAAGCCCGGCTGTTGCGCGCTTTCCGCTAG
- a CDS encoding RNA-binding S4 domain-containing protein — protein sequence MQKVDFELTSEFIELNQLLKVVGLCDSGGAGKQIVASGDVRVDGKQELRKTAKIRAGQQVAVGDVRIAVKGNVPGR from the coding sequence ATGCAAAAAGTAGACTTTGAATTAACGTCGGAATTTATTGAACTGAACCAGTTGCTGAAGGTGGTCGGCCTGTGCGACAGCGGCGGCGCCGGCAAGCAGATCGTGGCCAGCGGCGATGTGCGCGTGGATGGCAAGCAGGAATTGCGCAAGACCGCCAAGATCCGCGCCGGCCAGCAGGTTGCCGTCGGCGACGTGCGCATCGCCGTCAAAGGCAACGTTCCGGGTCGATAA
- the mobB gene encoding molybdopterin-guanine dinucleotide biosynthesis protein B has protein sequence MEHIHAATAPVIGIVGRSGSGKTTLLEYLIGRLAGQGRKVNVIKHSHHDLDLEPPHKDSARLRRAGAAEVMVASPYRFAIVREMRGAPEPGLDEQLARLAPADLTLVEGFKSFPIDKLEIHRGIGDRGPLYPDDPHIVAVASTLPRPADVAPHVAWLDLDDRETVLAWLLETWLPKKNRETTSSSP, from the coding sequence ATGGAGCACATACACGCCGCCACGGCGCCGGTCATCGGCATCGTCGGCCGGTCAGGCAGCGGCAAGACCACGCTGCTGGAATACCTGATCGGCCGGTTGGCCGGGCAGGGCCGCAAGGTCAACGTCATCAAGCACAGCCACCACGACCTGGACCTGGAGCCGCCGCACAAGGACAGCGCCCGGCTGCGGCGTGCCGGCGCGGCCGAAGTCATGGTCGCGTCGCCATACCGTTTTGCCATCGTCCGGGAAATGCGCGGCGCGCCGGAACCCGGGCTGGACGAGCAACTGGCCCGGCTGGCACCGGCCGACCTGACACTGGTGGAAGGGTTCAAGTCGTTCCCGATCGACAAGCTGGAAATCCATCGCGGCATTGGTGACAGGGGCCCGCTCTATCCGGACGATCCGCACATTGTGGCCGTCGCATCGACACTGCCGCGCCCGGCCGACGTGGCGCCCCATGTCGCCTGGCTCGACCTCGACGACCGGGAAACCGTGCTGGCCTGGTTGCTCGAGACATGGTTGCCAAAGAAAAACAGGGAAACGACCTCAAGTTCGCCGTGA